Genomic DNA from Niallia circulans:
CTATTTCTTTAAGCATACGTGCAAGGATCTCCTGATGAAGCTTTTGGTTACCATCTTCATCCTTATAGGTGGTATCCTCAAGAAATTTAATGTCTTTATCCTCGACACTGTGTATTGGACCTTCATAGGAAATTCCTTGCGGTAATGGTTTAAGTGTATGATATAAAAGAACACTTATGTAAATAGAGAAAAACACTACAATTATGCTTAGGATTATTTTCTTCCTTTTCTTTCTTTTTTTTAGCATTTCATATCCCCCTATGCTGCACCAAAAATATAACAAAGGTTTTTACCCTAAAGATTATTGCCGTAAACCGGGCCTGCTAAGATTTTTTCGAAAAAAGAGTGAGAATTTACAAATACGTGGTACAATAACCATATACATAGAACGAAGGAGAGTTAGCATTGATCATTGCCATTTTAATTATTTTAGCCTACCTGATAGGATCCATTCCTTCCGGTTTAATCATTGGGAAGGCTTTCTATAAAATCGATATAAGAGAACATGGAAGCGGAAATCTCGGAGGCACAAACTCATTTAGAGTTTTGGGGAAAAAAGCAGGATTTGTCGTAACATTCTCAGACATTTTAAAAGGAACGTTAGCAACTTGCCTTCCATTATTACTTAGTCTTTTTACTGACATCCAAGTAAATGTCAACCCGCTTATCTTTGGTGTTGTGGCCGTTATTGGCCATATGTATCCAATATTCGCAGGCTTTAAAGGTGGAAAAGCTGTCGCAACATCAGCTGGGATTCTTTTGGGACATGAACCTTTAATGTTTTTAATTATTATGGTCGTCTTTTTCTTAAGTTTATATTTATCTAAATACGTTTCTCTGTCTTCTATGATTGCAGGATTTGCTGGTTTGGTATACTCTATCATCCTTTGGGACGACAAGCTGTTAATAGTCATCCTCGCCATACTGACTATTTTTGTCGTATACAGACATCGCGCGAATATCAAACGTATTTTAAACAAAACAGAACCGAAGATAACTTGGCTGTAAAAAGTTAGAAACCATCAATTATGATGGTTTTTTTTTGTTTTTTTGACATATCTAGATTTATTTCGTCATAAAGTTTACTAACAAACAGTAATTCATACAAAGGACGGTTGAGAAAAATGATAGATAATCAAGAAAAACTACAAAATCTGGAAAAAACAGCCGTTGGTTATGCACATGAAATTAAAAACCCAATAACAGCAGTGCGCGGTCTCCTGCAGCTTCTTGCAAACCCAGATTTACCCGCACCTAAAAGAAGCCTTTATTCTGAAGTGGCGATCGAAGAATTGGACAGAGCAAATTATCTTCTTAATGAAATGGTATATGATAATCCTCTTAGCTATCAGTCTTCCGCGACAATCGACATAAAGGATGCTGTCCACAAAGCAATGCTTTTGTTTGATCAAACAATTCAAGTTAAACACATTAAGGTTCAAGCAAACTTCATGTCCTACTTCAAACCTTTATTGCCAAAAATACAGCTTTCACAAGTGCTCGCAAACCTCCTCAAAAACGCTGTGGAAGCATGTTCAGAAAACGGGACTATAACCATTTCTGTTTTTAAGGAAGATAACTTCGGGATAATCTCTATTAAAGATAATGGCTGTGGAATTAGTGCAGAAGCATTAGAACAGCTGTTCACTCCTTTTTATACAACAAAAAAGGATGGAACTGGAATCGGTTTAAGTATCTGCAAGTCGATTATTGAGGAAGTTCAAGGCAGTATTACGGTCCATTCTATCCTAGGTGAAGGAACAGAATTTATTGTCAAGCTACCGCTAAAGTATAAATAGTTTTTTTATTCAGAAATTTCATCATTTTTCCATTTTACGAAATTAGTCGAAATCAGTCCTGTTTTTTTGTTATCCTATAGTAGCAAACTAGTACTATTAAGATGACTCACTTAAAGGCAGGAAAAACGATGAAAAAAAATGTACAGCTCTATCTTTTACTTGTTTTTATTGGCGCTTCCATTGCAGCCTTTGCTTTTTTTAAGCTTAATCCTGACAATGTTACCAACAATAAAGATGACTATACGAGCAGCGAACTGCCAATGAAGAAAAATAATCTTGGCTCTAAATCAATTGGCCGTGAAGCTACGCTTGGGGCTGTTGGGGATATTCTGATTCATGACCGGGTATATAATGAAGCGAAAGTAGCTGGCGGTTTTGACTTTAAACCAATGCTTGCAGAAGTGAAAGAAGAACTTGAAAAGCCTGACATTCTCTTGGCAAATCAAGAAACGATTGTAGCAGGCGAAAAAATCGGGTTATCAAGCTATCCGTCTTTCAACAGCCCACATGAGGTTGCAGATGCACTAGTTGATGCTGGCGTTGATATCGTGACAACCGCTAATAATCATTCTTTAGATAGAGGCGTCAGCGCTCAAAAGCAGTCCCTTGAATACTTAAACAAAATTAACCTTCCTTATGTCGGAACATTTACAAGTGAAGAAGACCAGCAAAAGCTTCGTGTTCTTAAATCAAACGGCATTAAAATCGCTTATCTTTCGTACACCTATGGATTAAATGGTATTTCTGTTCCTAAAGATGAAGCGTATATCGTTAATCTAATCGATAAAGAGAGAATGAAAAAAGAGATAGCAAAAGCGAAAAAGCAAGCTGACTTTATCGTAATGGGAATTCACTGGGGCATTGAATATGAGCGCAACCCAAATCAAGAACAGAAAAATCTTGCCCAATTCCTGGTTGATGAAGGTGTCGACATTATTTTCGGCGGCCATCCTCACGTGCTGCAGCCAATGGAATGGTTATATGACAAAAACGGCAAGAAATCCTTAGTTGTATATTCACTTGGCAACTTCCTATCAGGACAAGCGGATGATTATCGTGATATTGGCGGGATGGTAACAGTTAAAGTAAGTAAAACAGAGCTTGGAGGAAAAACAACGAAAAAAATTGAAGTACCCTCCTTTTTTCCAACATATGTATACAGTAAAAATGACAAGGGCTACAAAATGGTGCCATTAGAGGATGCTGGTAAGCTTGGGCTGCCTGACAGCAAGCAAAACTATCAGGAAATGATGACACATATGTTGAAAGGTGTGCATCCAAAGTAAGCGTTAAGACAGTTTAATTATGTGCATACTCACGATTTATCCTTTATAATAATAATGAGGATTAATTTAATCTCACAAAAGAGGTGCTTGAAATGAAAATAGTAATAAGTGATAAGGCTTCAGAATGGTATAAGAACGAACTGCTTCTAAACGAAGGTGACTATGTCCGCTTTTTCGCAAGATACGGTGGCTGCAGTACTGTCCAGCAAGGTTTCTCCCTTGGCATATCGAACGAAAAACCTGTGAATTCAGGCGTTAGTACGGAAAAGGACGGAATTCGTTATTATATCGAGGAGAAGGATCTTTGGTATTTTGACGATAATGATTTGCTAGCTGACTTTAATGATGCAGCACAGGAACCAGAATATCATTACACAGAAAAGCAGGCTTAATAACAGCCTGCTTTTCTTATTTGAGATGAATGTCTATCCCTTCCTTCTCGAGAATATCCGTTTGTGTTTGTCCGAGAAGATCAAAGTGAGAGTATCCATCCTTCCTGTTATGAATCCATTCTTTTTTCAGACCATATTTGGCGCCCCATTGCTCCAGCTTATGTAAATCAGCACAGCCTACCTTTGTTACAGTCTTACAGCCTGGAAAACGGTCATCTAGCCAATAATGTGTCAAAAAGGCAATTTGTCCATCATCAATTTGTTTTTTCCACTGAGCTAATTCATTTCGTTTGATGCCAAATGCCATATTTTTTCTATCTCTCCTTAAATAGGTTTATTTTCTTTTAAGTTCTTCATACCTTTGAAACCACTTAGGAAATACTTTTTTGAATGATTTAGGGCGGAAATTTTCCTTGCTGACAATAATATGAGTAGTCGACCCTTCTACACAAAGGTCACCATCTCCGTTTTCAATTCGGTAGCCATATACTGTCTTAATGCCATCATTCGCATCAATCCACGTTTTTACAAACGCTTTATCACCATATCGTAACGGCTTTTTATAAGTTGCCTGCACATCATAAACAGGCGCAAAATAGCCCTCTTCCTCCATCTCAACATAGCTGTAGCCAATATCCTCAATCAACGCTGTTCTCCCGCGCTCAAAAAACTTCAAGTAATTAGCATGATAAACTACCGCCATCATATCGGTATCCGCATAATCAATTTTAAGTTCTAATTTATGTACGTATTCCAATGCTTCCTGCACTTCCTTTACTTTAATTCCTTCTCCTTCATTTTATGACTTACCTTGCAACTAATCAAGAAAACCGACCGTTAGCACGATTGAACACAAATCTTATTCATTTATCATTCTATTCATTAGGTCCTGCAGCATTTTCGTTAAATTTATCTCTTTTCGCAGCATTTCCTTATACCCTTTTGCCAGTATTGGTGTATTCTCCATTTTTATCGCTAGTTTTTTTAACTCCCATTGCAGCATTTCATATTCTGTCTCTAAATCAGTCATATTCCCCTCCATATAACTAATCATATATACATACGTTTATAAAGCATATTATATCGGAATCAGAGCCATCAGTCTGCCTATCTTCTAAAGAATAATAATTATGAATTTACTTGCATTAAACTGTGTATCTCTCCAGTAGTTCTATCCATTTTTAAGGAAGTCCCAATCTCTTGTCGATCATTTACCTCCACAAAAGCATTTATATAGTATGTATTCCCCTTACCAGAAGTAATTGATTCTATCTCTTTAACTTCGCCATGCAAATATTCTTTTACTATTTTCTTGGCTTTTTCTTGTGTTATTAAGGTTTGTTCTTTTTCTTTAACGGTAAAAGCAGAAGTCTTCTTATAATTATAGTTATCTATTTTCCAATTCCCATTTTCTTTTTTAGCTTCTACTATAATAATCAGTGGTGTGTTAAGATACGATGCTTGTAGAGTTTCTACCTTCAATTTATCACTTGCTTGCTGTTTAATGACAAAATGCTGATTATAATTAAAATTCGCAGGGAAATCCCCCCAATTGGTACAGTAAATAATGATACCTTAAGATTATTTATAAAATTTTTCGTAAAATAAGGCTGTAACTCCTGCAAAAACGACTATGTATTCCAGTGTTGATTTTGTTCAGCATATACATTTGCCAATTGCAGCAGCTGATAAGATTTCTCTGCAATCTCCTTCATTTCATCATCAGTTAATCTGCTGTACGCTTTTTTGAAACGGTTACATTTAGTGGTTCTTTTTCTTCTGAAACACTTGTGCATGCTGTTAATAAACAAATACAGACAAACATTGCTGGTAATCTTTCTATCAATTCTGAAATCTCCTTCCACTCGTATAAACTAAGTTATCATATTCCATATTTTATCATTTATACTAGATATAAGAAAATCCAAATTTTTTTTTTGAAGATGTCTTTGCTCAGGAGCTAGCAAGATCGCCTTTATCATTAATTTGTTTATCGTTTGCCTCTTCTTGTTTTTGCGTTTCTTCTTCCTCGATTAACACTGTCCAATCGGTTTCAATTATTTTCTTCTGCAGCTTTTCAATTAGGCCCATAATACTTTACTCCTAGTCGTTTGATTTGTTATAATTATAATTACCCACTTAATGGAAATAAAAAACAATATATTATATGGTACTGCTGTTCTTTTTAGTACTAATTATTCAAAAAGGAGATTTTACAATGATTAACGATGATGAAATGCTCCTATTTATAAACCATATATATTTATTAGTTACAGAATGCAAAAAATGTCAGGATCATGAAATGAAAACCATGATTGTAGATGAAATTCTTTTTTTTGGTGATCTATTAGAACAAAAATAAAAAGTATTCTCTATAAAGTTAGAAGCAATACATTGACCTCTCGATAAGTTAGTCCCGTAAGTTTAGTTTCTACTAAAAGTCCATCCTGTTAAGAGATGGTTTTAATTACCTTTGTATTTCCCCCAAAATAAAAGTACAATGAAGTCTGCAGTTTTTCACATAAACTACACACCTGAGATAAAAACTGCTGATTTTGACTATCCTTTTTTGGATAGTCCTTTTTTTGTATATAAAAAAGGCGGCTTAACTTAAGCCGCCTAACGAATTTATGATTGCTGGTTCGTGAAAAAGTTCAACGCTTGCATCATATCTTCTTCTGTAAGCAAAGAATAATTAATCTGATCATCTGATGCTTCCATGATGCGTAATGCTTGCATTTGAACAGATTCATCGACTAAATTTGTCGCAAACCGTCCGTTACCATTCGTTTGAAATGTTGAAAGCCTCGTCTGTAAAGCAAGCTTCGCAGCTTTATCAAGCTGATAATCGAATTTAGCTGCATACGCCTCCATTATTTCGATTAATTCTTCCTTATTATAGTCCTCGAAATGGATAAATTTCTTAAAACGAGAAGTTAGCCCTGGGTTGCTTGCGAGCAATGCCTTCGTTTCGTCAGGATAACCTGCTAATACAACGACTAGATTTTCATTATGTCTTGTCATTTCCATAACAAGTGTATCAATTGCCTCTTTGCCGAAATCTTGATTAGATCCAGATAGTAACGAATATGCCTCATCAATAAATAAAACGCCGCCAAGAGCTTCTCTAATTTTCTTTTTGGTCTTAATCGCAGTTTGTCCAACAAATCCAGCAATAAAATCAGCTCTGCTTGCAACAACAAGATGCCCTCTTTTTAAAATCCC
This window encodes:
- the plsY gene encoding glycerol-3-phosphate 1-O-acyltransferase PlsY, with the translated sequence MIIAILIILAYLIGSIPSGLIIGKAFYKIDIREHGSGNLGGTNSFRVLGKKAGFVVTFSDILKGTLATCLPLLLSLFTDIQVNVNPLIFGVVAVIGHMYPIFAGFKGGKAVATSAGILLGHEPLMFLIIMVVFFLSLYLSKYVSLSSMIAGFAGLVYSIILWDDKLLIVILAILTIFVVYRHRANIKRILNKTEPKITWL
- a CDS encoding HesB/YadR/YfhF family protein, with translation MKIVISDKASEWYKNELLLNEGDYVRFFARYGGCSTVQQGFSLGISNEKPVNSGVSTEKDGIRYYIEEKDLWYFDDNDLLADFNDAAQEPEYHYTEKQA
- a CDS encoding two-component system sensor histidine kinase NtrB, with translation MIDNQEKLQNLEKTAVGYAHEIKNPITAVRGLLQLLANPDLPAPKRSLYSEVAIEELDRANYLLNEMVYDNPLSYQSSATIDIKDAVHKAMLLFDQTIQVKHIKVQANFMSYFKPLLPKIQLSQVLANLLKNAVEACSENGTITISVFKEDNFGIISIKDNGCGISAEALEQLFTPFYTTKKDGTGIGLSICKSIIEEVQGSITVHSILGEGTEFIVKLPLKYK
- a CDS encoding acyl-CoA thioesterase → MEYVHKLELKIDYADTDMMAVVYHANYLKFFERGRTALIEDIGYSYVEMEEEGYFAPVYDVQATYKKPLRYGDKAFVKTWIDANDGIKTVYGYRIENGDGDLCVEGSTTHIIVSKENFRPKSFKKVFPKWFQRYEELKRK
- a CDS encoding CapA family protein, encoding MKKNVQLYLLLVFIGASIAAFAFFKLNPDNVTNNKDDYTSSELPMKKNNLGSKSIGREATLGAVGDILIHDRVYNEAKVAGGFDFKPMLAEVKEELEKPDILLANQETIVAGEKIGLSSYPSFNSPHEVADALVDAGVDIVTTANNHSLDRGVSAQKQSLEYLNKINLPYVGTFTSEEDQQKLRVLKSNGIKIAYLSYTYGLNGISVPKDEAYIVNLIDKERMKKEIAKAKKQADFIVMGIHWGIEYERNPNQEQKNLAQFLVDEGVDIIFGGHPHVLQPMEWLYDKNGKKSLVVYSLGNFLSGQADDYRDIGGMVTVKVSKTELGGKTTKKIEVPSFFPTYVYSKNDKGYKMVPLEDAGKLGLPDSKQNYQEMMTHMLKGVHPK